Part of the Desulfolutivibrio sulfoxidireducens genome is shown below.
CCACGGTCTTGCGGCCCGCGTCCCAGGCCCGTTCCTGGAAACCGCGCAGGGCCGTAAGCGGCACGATGTAGGAGCCCTGGCCGATGACCACGTTGAAGCCGTCGATGATGGCCAGGGTCAGCGGCAGGCGGATGGTCAGGGTCGTGCCCCGGCCCTTTTCGCTTTCGAGGTCCACGCTGCCGCGCAGGGCGTCGATGGCCCGCCTGACCACATCCATGCCCACGCCCCGTCCGGACAGATCGGAAACCTGCCGGGCCGTGGAGAATCCCGGCTCGAAGATGAGGTTCAAAAGCTCCCGACGATCCGGATCGGCATCCGGGGGCAAAAGCCCTGTGGCCTGGGCCTTGCGCTTGATCTTTTCCGGATCGAGCCCCCCGCCGTCGTCGGTGACCCGGATGACCACCTCCCCGCCCACGTGCCCGGCCCACAGCCGGACCTCGCCCCGGGGCGGCTTGCCCGCCCGTTCGCGCTCGGACGGCGTCTCGACCCCATGGTCCAGGCTGTTGCGCAGGATGTGCACCAGGGGGTCCTTCAGCCGCTCGATGACCGTCTTGTCCAGTTCCGTGTCCCCGCCCTCGGCCACAAAATCCACGTCCTTGCCAAGGCTGGCGCTCACATCATGCACCAACCGGCGCAGGTTGCCGTACACCGTGCCGATGGGCAGCATGCGCAGCCCCAGGGCGTTGTCGCGCATCTCGTCGGTAAGCCGCTCCAGGTCCTCGGCGATCTGGGCCAGGGCCCCCCGGTCCAGGGCCTGGTTCACGGCCTGGGACAGCCGGGACTGGATGATGACCATCTCCCCGACCATGGTCACCAGCGTATCCAGACGCGACGAATCCACCCGGATGCTCGATGCGGCCGGAGCCCTGGGGGCCGCCTCCCTGGCCCCGCCGGTCTTGCGCATGGCCAGCTTTTCCTGGAGGAATCCACGTAAAAGCCCGGGCAGGGACCGCGGGTCGTCCGCGTGTTCCCTGGCGATGCCGGCCATACGCTCCAAATCGCCGTCCCGGGGCCGGCCGTCGCCGACTTTCTCCACCCGCACGGCCTCGCCGTCGTCCACGAACACGAACACGCCCCGCACGGCATCCAGACCCTGGTCCGTGGTCAGGACCACGTCCCAGAAACCATGGGGCCGCTCGGGATCATGGTCCTCAAGGGACGTGGTCCCTCCCGGATGGTACACGAAGGCGTACGTTCCCAATCCGGCCAGTTCCTCCATGAGCCCCAGGGGATCGCACCCGGTCAGGAAGGCGTCCGGGGCCGGCCGGTACCTGACCCAGCAGGTTTCCGGACGTCCACCGGCCACGACCCCGGCCATCGGTTCCCCGGATGCCTCCAGGCCGTGGTCCCGGGCCTGCCCGGGGGCT
Proteins encoded:
- a CDS encoding chemotaxis protein CheA, encoding MQDDPVQTFLDEARELLANLEEALLELDADPGDVHSVARVFRNLHTIKGSGAMFGFTEIARFAHDLETAFDRVRSGDLPLTKELLALTLQAKDHIQALLRADPSGEGLTAASDALLARFAGILKESGAAPGQARDHGLEASGEPMAGVVAGGRPETCWVRYRPAPDAFLTGCDPLGLMEELAGLGTYAFVYHPGGTTSLEDHDPERPHGFWDVVLTTDQGLDAVRGVFVFVDDGEAVRVEKVGDGRPRDGDLERMAGIAREHADDPRSLPGLLRGFLQEKLAMRKTGGAREAAPRAPAASSIRVDSSRLDTLVTMVGEMVIIQSRLSQAVNQALDRGALAQIAEDLERLTDEMRDNALGLRMLPIGTVYGNLRRLVHDVSASLGKDVDFVAEGGDTELDKTVIERLKDPLVHILRNSLDHGVETPSERERAGKPPRGEVRLWAGHVGGEVVIRVTDDGGGLDPEKIKRKAQATGLLPPDADPDRRELLNLIFEPGFSTARQVSDLSGRGVGMDVVRRAIDALRGSVDLESEKGRGTTLTIRLPLTLAIIDGFNVVIGQGSYIVPLTALRGFQERAWDAGRKTVDVVERMGRMLPCLNLRALFGIRGRAPAYERVVVAAVDGMEVGLAVDRVVGRQQAVIKSLDEIYKNVNFISGTTINGDGSISLILDVPKLVDFAASRAGSAS